A genomic window from Triticum urartu cultivar G1812 chromosome 7, Tu2.1, whole genome shotgun sequence includes:
- the LOC125520887 gene encoding protein GLUTAMINE DUMPER 1-like → MRPGAEFLAVSRLAGAPTATAPPHSAWQSPVPYLFGGLAAMLGLIAFALLILACSYWKLSGFLDGASDGQAAGDADGEKASASGASKPAPDFQEHVVVIMAGDERPTFLAKPVTSRAAEAELAAAAAPDASARDGEGQEETADEQGGEASSHPGADAASRSRDHHEDAAGQSGGHDHDAASHHHHDQDLESSGTTALQESRQ, encoded by the coding sequence ATGAGGCCCGGAGCAGAGTTCTTGGCCGTGAGCCGCCTCGCGGGGGCGCCGACGGCGACGGCGCCGCCGCACTCGGCGTGGCAGTCGCCGGTGCCGTACCTCTTCGGCGGGCTGGCGGCGATGCTGGGCCTCATCGCCTTCGCGCTGCTCATCCTCGCCTGCTCCTACTGGAAGCTCTCCGGGTTCCTCGACGGCGCCTCCGATGGCCAGGCGGCGGGCGACGCCGACGGGGAGAAGGCCTCGGCGTCCGGCGCGTCCAAGCCGGCCCCGGATTTCCAGGAGCACGTGGTGGTCATCATGGCCGGCGACGAGCGGCCCACGTTCctcgccaagccggtcaccagcCGGGCCGCCGAGGCGGAGCTCGCGGCCGCAGCGGCGCCTGACGCGAGCGCGCGCGACGGCGAAGGCCAGGAGGAGACGGCGGACGAGCAGGGCGGCGAGGCGAGCTCGCACCCCGGCGCCGACGCGGCGAGCCGGAGCCGTGATCACCACGAAGACGCGGCGGGCCAGAGTGGCGGCCATGATCACGACGCGGCGAGCCACCACCACCATGACCAAGACCTCGAGAGCAGCGGCACGACGGCGCTGCAAGAAAGCCGGCAATAA
- the LOC125522886 gene encoding protein GLUTAMINE DUMPER 5-like: protein MRPGAEFVTMSHRAGAPTAAPHSTWQSPVPYLFGGLAAMLGLIALALLILACSYWKLSGYLDADREKGSASGAARPAMDFLEHVVVIMAGDERPTFLAKPVTSRAAEAELAAATAPEASPRAGDDGQEKKVDEQGCEVISQLGGDPADAASRSRDRQDAASHSHNNHHHHDHESSSTTALQESSQ, encoded by the coding sequence ATGAGGCCCGGGGCCGAGTTCGTCACCATGAGCCACCGCGCGGgagcgccgacggcggcgccgcatTCGACGTGGCAGTCACCGGTGCCGTACCTGTTCGGCGGGCTGGCGGCCATGCTGGGGCTCATCGCCCTGGCGCTGCTCATCCTGGCGTGCTCCTACTGGAAGCTCTCCGGGTACCTCGACGCCGACCGGGAGAAGGGCTCGGCGTCTGGCGCGGCCAGGCCGGCCATGGATTTTCTCGAGCACGTGGTGGTCATCATGGCCGGCGACGAGCGGCCCACGTTCctcgccaagccggtcaccagcCGGGCCGCCGAGGCGGAGCTCGCGGCCGCAACGGCTCCTGAGGCGAGCCCGCGCGCCGGCGACGACGGGCAGGAGAAGAAGGTGGACGAGCAGGGCTGCGAGGTGATCTCGCAGCTCGGAGGCGACCCCGCCGACGCGGCGAGCCGGAGCCGCGACCGCCAAGACGCGGCGAGCCACAGCCATAACAACCACCACCACCATGACCATgagagcagcagcacgacggcactACAAGAAAGCTCGCAATAA